Part of the Myxococcus xanthus genome is shown below.
CCGCAGTGGCACCTCCGTCTCGCTGAGCCTCCAGGTCTCCTCCGGGCCCAGCCAGACCTCCGCGCGCACCGGCCAGTTGGTGGCCTGCATCGCCCTGCCCGTGGGCTGGCAAGCGCCGGGCGGCAGCTACACGCATGCCGGCTCGGCGGCCACCGCCGCGCAGCCGGGCGCCTCGGCGCTCTCCGCCGAGGCCCAGTCCGCCTGGCCCGTCGACGGCTCCACCTGGCACTGCCTGGTGTCGGAAAACGTGACCACAACGAACCAGGAGGTCCAAACGACCGCGCAGCTCACGCTCCCCGTGCCCGCGGCGGCCCAGGGGGCCTACCGGGTGCGGTACCAGAGCGGGTTCCGCGAGATGACGCCTCCGGTCGGAGGGGGGCAGGCTCCGACCTACCAGCCCACGGACTTCTCGGGACGCCTGGAGCGCCTGCTCCACGTCAACGTGGCCCCCGCCACCACCTTCGACGACTGGCAAGCAGGCGTCGCCACCGGCATCTTGGTGACGCCGTCCGTGACGCGCGCCTGGCATGGCAACGGGACGTTCCTGGCGGCGGCCACGGGCAACCCGGAGCTGCTGCGCTCCTCGGACGGGCGCCAGTGGACGGGCTTCGTTCCCGTGGCGGAGGGGACCACGTCGCCCCTCCCGCTGGAGCGGCTGGTCTACTCCCAGCGCAGATGGTTCGGCCTGTCGAGCGGGCGCATCGTCGTCTCGTCCGACAACGCGCATACCTGGGCCCCCGCCTACCAGGACCCGGCGCCCGGGGGCCGGCGCTTCCTGGAGCTCGCGCTCAGCGGAAACCGGATGGTCGCGGTGGGCACCGCGGGCCTCATCGCCAGCTCCATGGACGGCCAGCGCTGGACCGATGAGAGCATCAACAGCGCCTATGACGTCGTGACGCTGGTGCCCGGTCAGAGCAGCTTCCTCGCTGTGGCCAACCCGATGGCGGGCGCGCCCTCCCAGCATCCTGTCCTCGTGCGGCCCCAGGGCGCTGGCGCCGCCTGGGAGGTGTTCCAGCCCGCCACGCTGTCCGGGCTCACCATCGCCCGGCTCATCGCCGGAAATGGGCGCTTCCTCGCCTTCGCCCGGCCCAACCAACCGTCCCCTCTGGCGCCCCAGGCGGTGGAACCGACGAGCGGATTCTTCCTCTCCGAGGACCTCGGCGGCACCTGGACGCGCGTGGAGAGCCTCCGGCTTCCCGCGGACGCTCCGCTACCCACCCCGCTCATGACGTTCGTGGACCAGAGCTTCGTCGTCAGCTGGACGGCCGTCGACCCGCAAGTCGTGGGAGTGCTGCCCTCGTTCGAGCTGCAGGTGTCGGCGGATGGCAAGGAATGGACGGCGCACCCGACGGGCGCGGGCGGCAACTATGCGTCCACGGCCTTCGCCACGGGCGACACCTCCGTGGTCGCGGTGAGCCAGCGGCGTCTGCTGGTGGCCTCGCGCCGGCCCTGGCCGCTGCCGGAGCTCCTCACGGAGACGCTGCCCCCGTTCCGGCTGGGCACGGCCGCCAACGTGGAACTGAGCACGCGCGGCTCGGGCACCCTGACGTTCGAGCTGGAGGGCACGCTGCCCTCGGGCCTGACGTTCGCCCCCACGACGGGTACCTTCACCGGCACGCCCGCGCAGTCCGGTAGCACCGCCGTCACCGTCCGGGTTCGCGACGCGCGCGGCGGTGTGGCGGCGCGCACGTACAGCGTGGACGTGGTGGGCACCCTGAGCATCTCCAGCGGCGCGATTGCGTCCGCGACCCAGGGCACCGCGTATGAGGCGCGCTTCACGGTCCAGGGCGGCCGGGCGCCGTATACGTGGAGCCTGGACGGCGGCACCGTGCCCGGAGGCTTGACGATTCAGCAGCGCGACGGCGCCTACGTGCTGAGCGGGATTCCGACCGCCAGCGGCACCTTCCCGCTGACGGTGAGGGTGACGGACTCGGCGAACCAGACGGCGGCGCGGAGCGTGTCGCTGCAGATCGCGCCCACGCCGCCCCCGATTGACGACAAGGGCGACGCGCCCAGCGGCTGTGGTTGCAGCGGCAGCGGCGCGGGCGTCCAGGCACTGGGGCTGGCGGCGCTGGCACTGATGGGCCGAGCCCGCCGCAAGCGCTGACCCCGCGATGCCCTGACGTCCTCTCCATCCATGAGAGGGCGTCAGGCCAAGAAACCCCTATCCCTTCCTTGGGGTATACACGGCCCGCGCCGCGGCGATGCGGGGCATGCTGTCCTCAATCCAATCCGCGAGCGCCTCCACGCGCGCGGCGACTTCCTCCCCCAGCGGCGTGAGGCTGTAGTCCACGTGCGGCGGAATCACCGGGTGGACTTCACGGAGCACGAAGCCGTCCTGTTCCAGGGCCTGGAGCGTCTGCGACAGCATCTTCTCGCTCACGCCCGCCACCCTCCGGCGCAGCTCACTGAAGCGACGCGTGCCTTCCAGCAGCGCAATCAAGACCAGGACGCCCCAACGGCTCGTCACGTGGTCCAGCACGCCTCGCGAAGGACATGAGGGCACGTACAGGTTGCCCCGCTCCACCGCCAACTTCGCCATCTTCCGCGCCAGCGGCCCCGGACGCTTGTTCGCGCTCATGTTAGTAGCTTACCAAAAAGTGGGTACTTACTAGAAGTTAGTGACATCGTTAGGTTCCTCTCGCGTCTGGAAAACCCTCCACGACAGGAGATGTGAACCCCATGATTCTTGTGACTGCGGCAACGGGTAAGCTGGGCCGTCTGGTCGTCGCGGGCCTGCTCGAAAAGGTCCCTGCCAAGGACATCGCCATCGCCGTGCGCGACCCGAGCAAGGCCTCCGACCTGGCGGCCAAAGGCGTCCAGGTCCGTCAGGCGGACTACAGCAAGCCGGAGACGCTCGGACCCGCGTTGGCCGGAGCGGACAAGGTGCTCCTGATTTCGTCCAGCGAGGTCGGCCAGCGCGCGGCGCAGCACCAGGCCGCGGTGGACGCCGCGAAGAAGGCAGGCGTCCGGCTGCTTGCGTACACCAGCATCTTGCACGCGGATACCTCGGGCCTTCTGCTCGCCGGCGAGCACAAGGCGACCGAGGAGGCGATTCGAGCGTCCAGCATCCCCTTCGTCTTCCTGCGCAACGGCTGGTACACGGAGAACTACACGGAGAACCTGGCACCGGCGCTGGCACACGGCGCACTCATCGGCAGCTCAGGTCAGGGCCGTTCCGCCGCCGCCACCCGGGCGGACTACGCCGCCGCCGCGGTGGCCGTGCTCACCGGCACGGGCCATGAGAACAAAATCTACGAACTGGCCGGCGACACTGCTTTCACCGCCGCGGAGCTGGCCGCCGAGGTGTCCCGCCAGGTGGGCACGACGGTCGTCTACAAGGACCTGTCACAGGCCGACCATGCCGGCGCGCTCATCGGCGTGGGCGTCCCCGCCCCCTTCGCCGAGTTGCTGGCGGACTCCGATGCGGGCGTGGCGCGCGGTGAGATGAACGACAGTTCCGGCGACTTGCGGCGGCTCATCGGGCGGCCCACGACGCCGCTCGCGGACGCGGTGGCGGCGGCCGTCAAGCGCTGAGCCCGACGCCCCCTGATTCCAACCCGGCCCGCGTGGACGCGCGGGCCGTCAGTTGCCCAGCCGCGTCAGCAGCCACTCCCGGACGTAGGCCCAGTCGCGCTTGACCGTGACGGGCGACACGCTCAGCACCGCGGCGGTGTCCAGCAGGTCCAGGCCCACGAAGTAGCGCAGCTCCAGCATGCGCGCGAGCCGCGGCTGGAACGTGTCCAGCTCCGAGAGTGCTCGGTCCAACTCCAGCACCTCCAGGCTCAAACCCGCCGGGACATCCGCCTCCACGTCCCCCAGGCTCACCCGCTCCAGCCGGGCCTCTCGGACCTGCGCCCTGCGCAGCCGCACCCGGTCCACCATCACCCGCCGCATGGCCTGCGCCGCGGCGCTGAAGAAGTGACGCCGCGCCTCCACCGGAGCCCCCGCGCTGAACAGGCGCAGCCAGGCCTCCTTCACCAACACCGCGGGTTGAAGTGACGGCGTCGACGCCGCATCGGACATGGCCCGCTGAACCATGTCCCGCAGCTCCTGGTAGGCCGCCGCCATCAACGCATCCCGCGCGCCCTGCTCGCCCTTGCGCGCGTGGTCCAGTAGCTCTGTCAGCTCCGACATGCCCACATTCACCTCCAGGCCAGACGGGTTCGCCGCCCTCACAGAAACTACGCTCTCAACGAGAAATCTTGGAAAACTGGGGCAGGTACCCCTCACGGTGCAACGATTCCCCCGACCGGAGGGGTTGGGAAACGACAGTGTCCTACAGCGGGAGGCGTTCACCCCCTGACGCCAGGCCGAGGCGCGCCCGCAGACACGGCGGAAGCAAGGCATTCCGGTATTTCCCCGGGTCGTGCTAGCGAGCCGCTCGCGTCCGGTGGGCCACACCCTCCGTCCGGGCGCCACCACCCTCCGTGCCCGGGAGTCGCCATGAAGCCGCTGCTGTCCGCCCTGCTGCCGTTGCTGTGTCTTGCCTCCTCCGCCTCCGCAGCGCCGCAAGCGCCCGTCGCCGTGCAGTCCGACCTGGCCTTCCTGTCCGGGCCGCCCACGCTGACCTTCGCCGCGGACTGGAGCGTCACCCTCAGCGGCCAGCCGGAGGCGGGCGGCGCGCTGGACATCGCCTATGACACCTCGCGCCTGCCGCTGTGCCGGGGCACCGGGTGGACCATCACCGGGTTCGCCATGTCGAACCGGGGCCCGGTGCAGGGCTTCCCCGTGGCGGATGCCACCACGGTGGGCGCCATCGCGCAGACGCAACTGGCCCTGGCTCAGGGCGGCACGTTGGAGCTGTGGTTCCAGAACACGGACGCCACCGGCTGCTCCCACTGGGATTCGAACCTCCAGTACAACTTCCACACGTGGGTGACGCAGAACCCGACGATTTCGTTCCACCCCGCGCCAGCGTGGACGTACACGGTCCACGGCACGCTCCAGGGCGGCACCACGCTGATGGTGGACTACGACCTCGGCCGCATCGCCCAGTGCCGGGCGCAGTACCTGAATTACAAGGCCTGGGGCACCACGGCGCACTACCGCATCAACGGCGGCCCGGTGACGATGCTCAGCCTGACGGCGAGCTGGGGTGAATGGGACGCCGAGTTCTGGAGGCAGATCCCCGCCTTCATTCCGCTGCCGCCCGGCCCGGCGACGCTGGAGCTGTGGTTCTCCTCCCAGGACCGCAAGGGTTGCCAGCAGTGGGACTCGCGCCACGGACAGAACTACGTCTTCGCCATCCAGTGAGCTCCCGCGCTCCGACGCGTCGAACTTGTGATTCCAAGTGATGCCCGTCGCGGTCCAACTGTCGCCGGCAACGAAGGCCGTGTAGACGGCGCCTGCGCCAGGGACGCAACCCCATGACGAAAGTCCCCTGACGGGGCGCGCCTCTCACGCCCCCAGCGACAGGAGCCGCTCCACCGCCGCGCGCACGTCGCGCAGCAGCGCCGGGTCCGTCACCGCGACGAAGATGGTGTCATCCCCCGCCACCGTCCCCGCGAGCCCCGGCAGCTCCCGCTCCTTGTCCAACGCCAGCGCGAGCACCGGCGCGAACCCCGGCGCCGTTCGAATCACCAGCAGGTTGGGCGGCGCTTCCAGGATGGTGACACGGGGCCGCTCTGGCATCACCGCGGGCGTGGCCGGCGCGCGCTGATAGCGCCCACCCACCTTCAAGATCCCCAGCTTCTTCAGGCGCCGCGACAGCGTCGACTGGCTCGGCGACTGGCCTTCCGCCTCCAGGAGCTGCTGCAGCACGGTCTGATCGCCGATCTCCCGCTCGGCGATGAGCCGCAGGATGGCCTCGTCCAGGTTCATTCCCACCAACATGCATCCCTGTGAATATTCATGCAAGAACATGCATGCGCTCGTTGCGAATAATCCGCTTGCGCGGCGCGTCTTTCTGCATAATATCCGCCGCCTTTTCGCGGCGATGCACGCATTTTCACGCATATTCATCACGAATATGCAGGTAGCCGCTGCCGGGGAGGACAGGCCCATGAAGCACGTCACGCACATCAAGGATCTGGGGCCCGAGGGCGTGGAGGCGGTGCTCGCGCAGGCAGCCGCGTGGAAGCAGAAGGGACCGGAGCAC
Proteins encoded:
- a CDS encoding DUF6209 family protein, which translates into the protein MKPLLSALLPLLCLASSASAAPQAPVAVQSDLAFLSGPPTLTFAADWSVTLSGQPEAGGALDIAYDTSRLPLCRGTGWTITGFAMSNRGPVQGFPVADATTVGAIAQTQLALAQGGTLELWFQNTDATGCSHWDSNLQYNFHTWVTQNPTISFHPAPAWTYTVHGTLQGGTTLMVDYDLGRIAQCRAQYLNYKAWGTTAHYRINGGPVTMLSLTASWGEWDAEFWRQIPAFIPLPPGPATLELWFSSQDRKGCQQWDSRHGQNYVFAIQ
- a CDS encoding sigma-70 family RNA polymerase sigma factor, producing MSELTELLDHARKGEQGARDALMAAAYQELRDMVQRAMSDAASTPSLQPAVLVKEAWLRLFSAGAPVEARRHFFSAAAQAMRRVMVDRVRLRRAQVREARLERVSLGDVEADVPAGLSLEVLELDRALSELDTFQPRLARMLELRYFVGLDLLDTAAVLSVSPVTVKRDWAYVREWLLTRLGN
- a CDS encoding arginine repressor; its protein translation is MLVGMNLDEAILRLIAEREIGDQTVLQQLLEAEGQSPSQSTLSRRLKKLGILKVGGRYQRAPATPAVMPERPRVTILEAPPNLLVIRTAPGFAPVLALALDKERELPGLAGTVAGDDTIFVAVTDPALLRDVRAAVERLLSLGA
- a CDS encoding winged helix-turn-helix transcriptional regulator; translation: MSANKRPGPLARKMAKLAVERGNLYVPSCPSRGVLDHVTSRWGVLVLIALLEGTRRFSELRRRVAGVSEKMLSQTLQALEQDGFVLREVHPVIPPHVDYSLTPLGEEVAARVEALADWIEDSMPRIAAARAVYTPRKG
- a CDS encoding Ig domain-containing protein, which translates into the protein MSPLLNRNHSLRALLGASLWWVASGFQSEAIVSHEGTVRSGTSVSLSLQVSSGPSQTSARTGQLVACIALPVGWQAPGGSYTHAGSAATAAQPGASALSAEAQSAWPVDGSTWHCLVSENVTTTNQEVQTTAQLTLPVPAAAQGAYRVRYQSGFREMTPPVGGGQAPTYQPTDFSGRLERLLHVNVAPATTFDDWQAGVATGILVTPSVTRAWHGNGTFLAAATGNPELLRSSDGRQWTGFVPVAEGTTSPLPLERLVYSQRRWFGLSSGRIVVSSDNAHTWAPAYQDPAPGGRRFLELALSGNRMVAVGTAGLIASSMDGQRWTDESINSAYDVVTLVPGQSSFLAVANPMAGAPSQHPVLVRPQGAGAAWEVFQPATLSGLTIARLIAGNGRFLAFARPNQPSPLAPQAVEPTSGFFLSEDLGGTWTRVESLRLPADAPLPTPLMTFVDQSFVVSWTAVDPQVVGVLPSFELQVSADGKEWTAHPTGAGGNYASTAFATGDTSVVAVSQRRLLVASRRPWPLPELLTETLPPFRLGTAANVELSTRGSGTLTFELEGTLPSGLTFAPTTGTFTGTPAQSGSTAVTVRVRDARGGVAARTYSVDVVGTLSISSGAIASATQGTAYEARFTVQGGRAPYTWSLDGGTVPGGLTIQQRDGAYVLSGIPTASGTFPLTVRVTDSANQTAARSVSLQIAPTPPPIDDKGDAPSGCGCSGSGAGVQALGLAALALMGRARRKR
- a CDS encoding SDR family oxidoreductase — translated: MILVTAATGKLGRLVVAGLLEKVPAKDIAIAVRDPSKASDLAAKGVQVRQADYSKPETLGPALAGADKVLLISSSEVGQRAAQHQAAVDAAKKAGVRLLAYTSILHADTSGLLLAGEHKATEEAIRASSIPFVFLRNGWYTENYTENLAPALAHGALIGSSGQGRSAAATRADYAAAAVAVLTGTGHENKIYELAGDTAFTAAELAAEVSRQVGTTVVYKDLSQADHAGALIGVGVPAPFAELLADSDAGVARGEMNDSSGDLRRLIGRPTTPLADAVAAAVKR